A window of the Arachis duranensis cultivar V14167 chromosome 5, aradu.V14167.gnm2.J7QH, whole genome shotgun sequence genome harbors these coding sequences:
- the LOC107487424 gene encoding uncharacterized protein LOC107487424, with the protein MASKLHVRSNSLPNGSHPCSSRVRDQLNNLKAFEATSTSESVVTSLSFLEDLHSSLDDLLNVASTQKVIFQQEGDKCIEEILDGSMKVLDTCGITRDTVMQIKENVQFLHSALRRRKGDSTIETSIAEYNSFSKKMKKNVNKVITSLKQLQSKFGASQLLNEEVMSVLREVIAMNVSIFQSLLTFFARPASKSKAAKWMNKLMHKGVVASENSENCNELQLVDATLNILLKEGANGSNMKVAHEQLEALEIAIESIEIRLESLFRSMIKTKTSLLNILSQ; encoded by the coding sequence ATGGCAAGCAAGTTGCATGTTCGATCAAACAGTTTGCCAAATGGATCTCATCCATGCTCCTCCAGAGTAAGAGATCAATTGAACAACCTCAAGGCTTTCGAAGCAACTTCGACGTCTGAGTCAGTTGTCACTAGCTTGTCCTTTTTGGAAGATTTACACTCTTCTTTGGATGATCTTCTCAATGTTGCATCAACCCAAAAGGTCATCTTTCAACAAGAAGGTGACAAATGCATTGAAGAAATCTTGGATGGATCCATGAAGGTCTTGGATACATGTGGCATCACAAGGGACACAGTTATGCAGATCAAGGAGAATGTGCAATTCCTTCATTCAGCTCTTAGAAGGAGAAAGGGTGATTCAACCATTGAAACAAGCATAGCTGAATACAATTCCTTctcaaagaagatgaagaaaaatgtCAACAAGGTGATCACATCCTTGAAGCAGCTACAAAGCAAATTTGGAGCATCTCAACTGTTGAATGAAGAAGTGATGAGTGTTTTAAGAGAAGTGATTGCAATGAATGTGTCTATCTTCCAATCCCTTTTGACTTTTTTCGCTCGTCCAGCATCGAAGTCAAAGGCAGCCAAATGGATGAACAAGTTGATGCATAAAGGAGTGGTTGCATCTGAAAACTCAGAGAATTGCAATGAATTGCAATTGGTGGATGCAACTTTGAACATCCTTTTAAAAGAAGGTGCTAATGGTTCCAACATGAAAGTAGCACATGAGCAATTGGAGGCTTTGGAGATTGCAATTGAAAGCATTGAGATTAGATTAGAAAGCTTATTTAGGAGCATGATTAAGACTAAGACATCCCTTTTGAACATATTATCCCAATAG
- the LOC107487422 gene encoding uncharacterized protein LOC107487422, which translates to MMKRGAMAGISQKHYSSNTNNIRSISLPTRSHPSTARVEEELNKLKSWEPSSSSSKVVETICCGLHDLKELYKCVVEDLLNLPLTQQALSQHHNEKWVDELLDFPLRFLEILGETRDSIMLLKGNVGEVQSALRRRKMVGDFGIENHLNSYWTLRRNMRKECTKSLLLLKHYVDHHSFGSYSPPLDLNQHLSAVVRVLRESSLITSSIFQSLLVFLSSPIFKFKARKWDFVSRLMKKGVLVCNNIQQDNVNEIEKVDLALCRMVMDNNNNQSKDFETQKIIQSAQREIEALILVIEGLENGLEGLFKHLINTRVSFLNIISP; encoded by the coding sequence ATGATGAAAAGGGGAGCTATGGCTGGCATTTCACAAAAGCATTATAGCAGTAATACTAACAATATTCGATCTATAAGCTTGCCAACAAGATCACATCCAAGCACAGCAAGGGTTGAAGAGGAGCTGAACAAGCTCAAATCATGggagccatcatcatcatcatcaaaggtGGTGGAAACAATTTGCTGTGGCCTTCATGACCTTAAAGAGTTGTACAAGTGTGTGGTTGAAGATCTTCTGAATCTTCCACTCACTCAACAAGCACTTTCCCAACACCACAATGAGAAATGGGTTGATGAGCTTCTTGATTTCCCTCTAAGATTCTTGGAGATCTTGGGGGAGACAAGAGATTCCATCATGTTGCTCAAAGGGAATGTTGGTGAAGTTCAATCAGCACTCAGAAGGAGAAAAATGGTTGGTGATTTTGGTATTGAAAACCATCTCAATTCATATTGGACTTTGAGAAGAAACATGAGGAAGGAATGCACAAAATCTCTTCTTTTATTGAAGCATTATGTGGATCATCACTCTTTTGGATCATATTCTCCACCCTTGGATCTTAATCAGCACCTATCTGCAGTTGTAAGGGTTCTGAGAGAGTCTAGTTTGATCACAAGTTCAATCTTTCAGTCACTTCTTGTGTTTCTTTCTTCACCAATCTTCAAGTTTAAGGCTAGAAAGTGGGATTTTGTGTCAAGATTAATGAAGAAAGGAGTGCTTGTATGCAACAATATTCAACAGGACAATGTGAATGAAATAGAAAAGGTGGATTTAGCACTCTGCAGAATGGTtatggataataataataatcaaagcAAGGATTTTGAGACTCAGAAGATTATTCAATCTGCACAAAGAGAGATAGAAGCTCTGATTTTAGTCATTGAAGGGCTTGAGAATGGATTAGAGGGCTTGTTTAAGCACCTTATTAATACTCGAGTATCTTTTCTTAATATAATTTCTCCCTGA
- the LOC107487427 gene encoding uncharacterized protein LOC107487427 has translation MASKLHVRSNSLPNGSHPCSSRVQEQLNNLRNFDVTCTSESVAKGLSMLEDVYFSLESLLNVGSTQKAISDHQSEKCFQEILDGSIKVLDVCGITRDTVMQIKENVRSLHSSLRRRKGDSCIEKSIAKYNSSSKKMRKNVNKLITSLKHLQSKYGILNQHQDLSILSKVIAISMCVFQCLLSFLGGPSKSKAIKWMNKLMQKGEVNSESGNELQLADAALNTLLNEGAKGSQIHASNEQLEALEISIESIESGLENLFRRMIKTRTSLLNILSQ, from the coding sequence atggCAAGCAAATTGCATGTTCGATCAAACAGTTTGCCAAATGGATCTCATCCATGCTCCTCAAGAGTGCAAGAGCAGTTGAACAACCTCAGGAACTTTGATGTAACCTGCACATCTGAGTCGGTTGCCAAAGGCTTGTCCATGTTGGAAGACGTATACTTCTCCTTGGAGAGTCTTCTCAATGTTGGTTCAACCCAGAAGGCCATTTCTGATCATCAAAGTGAGAAATGCTTCCAAGAGATCTTGGATGGCTCAATCAAAGTCTTGGATGTATGTGGCATCACAAGGGATACTGTCATGCAGATCAAGGAGAATGTACGATCACTTCATTCATCtcttagaagaagaaagggagacTCATGCATTGAAAAGAGCATAGCCAAATACAATTCCTCCTCaaagaagatgaggaagaaTGTCAACAAGTTGATCACATCTTTGAAGCACCTACAAAGCAAATATGGAATCTTAAATCAGCATCAAGATCTTAGCATTCTAAGCAAAGTGATAGCAATAAGCATGTGTGTCTTCCAATGTCTGCTATCATTCTTGGGTGGTCCTTCAAAGTCAAAGGCAATCAAATGGATGAACAAGTTGATGCAAAAGGGAGAAGTGAACTCAGAGAGTGGCAATGAATTGCAATTGGCGGATGCAGCTTTGAACACCCTCTTAAATGAAGGTGCAAAAGGCTCCCAGATTCATGCTTCCAATGAACAATTAGAGGCTTTGGAGATTTCTATTGAAAGCATTGAGAGTGgtttggagaacttatttaggCGCATGATTAAGACTAGAACATCCCTTTTGAACATATTATCCCAATAG